The Anas platyrhynchos isolate ZD024472 breed Pekin duck chromosome Z, IASCAAS_PekinDuck_T2T, whole genome shotgun sequence genome includes a window with the following:
- the LOC101792315 gene encoding purpurin isoform X2 — translation MKYAQYVFLASILSTIEYSLAQTCAVESFAVKDNFDPKRYAGKWYALAKKDPEGLFLQDNISAEYTVEEDGTMTASSKGRVKLFGFWVICADMAAQYTVPDPTTPAKMYMTYQGLASYLSSGGDNYWVIDTDYDNYAITYACRSLKEDGSCDDGYSLIFSRNPRGLPPAIQRIVRQKQEEICMSGQFQPVLQSGAC, via the exons ATGAAATACGCACAGTATGTTTTCCTGGCATCGATCCTCTCCACCATCGAATATAGCCTAGCTCAGACCTGCGCAGTGGAGTCTTTCGCTGTGAAGGACAATTTTGATCCAAAAAGG TATGCAGGGAAATGGTATGCCCTGGCCAAGAAGGATCCAGAAGGTCTTTTCCTCCAGGACAACATCTCTGCTGAATACACCGTTGAGGAAGATGGCACAATGACAGCTTCTTCCAAGGGCCGAGTGAAGCTTTTTGG GTTCTGGGTGATCTGTGCTGACATGGCCGCTCAGTACACCGTGCCAGATCCAACCACTCCAGCAAAGATGTACATGACATACCAGGGCCTGGCGAGCTACCTGTCCAGCGGCG GGGACAACTACTGGGTGATTGACACCGACTATGACAACTACGCCATCACCTATGCCTGCCGCAGCCTGAAGGAGGACGGCTCCTGTGATGACGGCTACTCCCTCATCTTCTCCCGCAACCCCCGTGGCCTGCCCCCTGCCATCCAGCGCATTGTGCGCCAGAAGCAGGAGGAGATCTGCATGTCTGGCCAGTTCCAGCCTGTGCTTCAGTCAG ggGCCTGCTAA
- the LOC101792315 gene encoding purpurin isoform X1 has protein sequence MSKTRFRMKYAQYVFLASILSTIEYSLAQTCAVESFAVKDNFDPKRYAGKWYALAKKDPEGLFLQDNISAEYTVEEDGTMTASSKGRVKLFGFWVICADMAAQYTVPDPTTPAKMYMTYQGLASYLSSGGDNYWVIDTDYDNYAITYACRSLKEDGSCDDGYSLIFSRNPRGLPPAIQRIVRQKQEEICMSGQFQPVLQSGAC, from the exons ATGTCGAAGACAAGATTCAG AATGAAATACGCACAGTATGTTTTCCTGGCATCGATCCTCTCCACCATCGAATATAGCCTAGCTCAGACCTGCGCAGTGGAGTCTTTCGCTGTGAAGGACAATTTTGATCCAAAAAGG TATGCAGGGAAATGGTATGCCCTGGCCAAGAAGGATCCAGAAGGTCTTTTCCTCCAGGACAACATCTCTGCTGAATACACCGTTGAGGAAGATGGCACAATGACAGCTTCTTCCAAGGGCCGAGTGAAGCTTTTTGG GTTCTGGGTGATCTGTGCTGACATGGCCGCTCAGTACACCGTGCCAGATCCAACCACTCCAGCAAAGATGTACATGACATACCAGGGCCTGGCGAGCTACCTGTCCAGCGGCG GGGACAACTACTGGGTGATTGACACCGACTATGACAACTACGCCATCACCTATGCCTGCCGCAGCCTGAAGGAGGACGGCTCCTGTGATGACGGCTACTCCCTCATCTTCTCCCGCAACCCCCGTGGCCTGCCCCCTGCCATCCAGCGCATTGTGCGCCAGAAGCAGGAGGAGATCTGCATGTCTGGCCAGTTCCAGCCTGTGCTTCAGTCAG ggGCCTGCTAA